In a single window of the Zonotrichia leucophrys gambelii isolate GWCS_2022_RI chromosome 2, RI_Zleu_2.0, whole genome shotgun sequence genome:
- the ABHD3 gene encoding phospholipase ABHD3, with amino-acid sequence MDWQVLTRELSLYLESQVRVGFFGSGVGLSLVLGFGVAYACYYLNSIAKKPQLVASNDRFCRFLEEYCPVVTETYYPTIWCWEGRVQTLLRPFITSRPQVQYRNELIKTADGGQISLDWFDNNDSSYYPDASTRPTVLLLPGLTGTSKESYILHMIHQSETLGYRCVVFNNRGIAGEELLTPRTYCAANTEDLETVIHHVHSLHPSAPLMAAGVSMGGMLLLNYLGKTGRDTPLMAAAIFSAGWNVFESIESLEKPLNWLLFNYYLTTCLQSSISRHRQMLEKLFDMDLVMKARTIREFDKQFTSVMFGYRSIDDYYEDASPCRKLKSVGIPVLCLNSVDDVFSPGHAIPVETAKQNANVALVLTSCGGHIGFLEGIWPRKCTYMDRVFKQFVQAVFEHGNKIFSM; translated from the exons ATGGACTGGCAGGTGCTGACCAGGGAGCTCTCCCTCTACCTGGAGAGCCAGGTCCGCGTGGGCTTCTTCGGCTCCGGCGTGGGCTTGTCCCTGGTACTGGGTTTCGGTGTCGCCTACGCCTGCTACTACCTCAACAGCATCGCCAAG AAACCCCAGCTGGTGGCAAGCAATGACCGTTTCTGCCGCTTTCTCGAGGAATATTGCCCTGTTGTGACAGAAACTTACTATCCCACGATTTGGTGCTGGGAAGGTCGGGTGCAGACACTCCTGCGCCCCTTTATCACATCTAGACCCCAAGTACAGTACAGGAA TGAGCTCATTAAAACAGCAGATGGAGGACAGATTTCGTTGGATTGGTTTGATAATAATGACAGCTCATACTACCCCGATGCCAGCACAAGACCCACTGTCCTGTTATTGCCTGGCCTGACAGGAACAAGCAAGGAATCCTACATTCTTCATATGATCCATCAAAGCGAAACACTGGGATATAG ATGCGTGGTTTTTAACAATCGGGGAATTGCTGGCGAGGAGCTTTTG ACACCAAGGACTTACTGTGCAGCTAACACAGAGGACTTAGAGACTGTTATTCATCATGTGCACAGCTTGCACCCCTCAGCTCCACTTATGGCAGCAGGTGTTTCTATGGGAGG CATGCTTCTTTTAAATTACCTGGGGAAAACTGGCAGAGACACTCCTTTAATGGCAGCTGCAATTTTCTCTGCGGGTTGGAATGTTTTTGAATCTATAGAGTCTCTGGAGAAGCCACTAAACTGGCTTCTTTTCAACTATTACTTGACCACTTGTCTACAATCCTCTATCAGCAG GCATCGACAAATGTTGGAGAAATTATTTGATATGGATCTTGTGATGAAG GCTAGAACTATTAGAGAATTTGATAAGCAGTTCACTTCAGTCATGTTTGGCTACCGTTCAATTGATGATTACTATGAAGATGCTAGCCCATGTCGCAAGCTGAAGTCAGTAGGAATTCCAGTGTTATGTCTAAACTCTGTGGATGATGTTTTCTCACCAGGTCATG CTATACCAGTAGAAACTGCCAAACAAAACGCAAACGTTGCTTTGGTTCTGACTTCATGCGGAGGCCATATCGGTTTTCTGGAAGGAATATGGCCAAGGAAGTGCACTTACATGGACAGAGTCTTCAAGCAGTTTGTGCAAGCCGTGTTTGAGCatggaaataaaatctttaGCATGTAG